A genomic window from Silene latifolia isolate original U9 population chromosome Y, ASM4854445v1, whole genome shotgun sequence includes:
- the LOC141628173 gene encoding uncharacterized protein LOC141628173: protein MRKPELSGRMTKWSVHLSGYDLQFEPRTAIKSQALVYFVSDFCPATHEEAEEGMLAITGNQDGEIWTLYIDGASNAKGAGVGLVLRSPKGDMIVQAIRCEFKATNNEDEYEAIILGMDMASRLKVRNLRVYTDSLLVVNHVNNEYVARDSKMIAYLKIATEQKLKFRTFKITQVPREQNVEADALATLGSTFQPTELSNILITHVLTPAIQREPDQRPVKEDVHMQCAQGARTLVSTIGMTGCGLEGSIPKLVKGWDTP, encoded by the coding sequence atgaggaagcctgaactttcGGGCAGAATGACTAAATGGTCAGTACATCTTAGTGGCTATGACTTGCAATTTGAACCCAGAACGGCGATAAAATCCCAAGCCCTAGTATATTTCGTCTCTGACTTCTGCCCTGCCACCCATGAGGAGGCAGAAGAGGGAATGCTGGCGATAACAGGGAATCAGGATGGTGAGATATGGACCCTATACATTGACGGAGCCTCAAATGCAAAAGGGGCTGGTGTAGGTTTGGTCCTTCGATCTCCTAAAGGAGATATGATAGTACAAGCTATTAGGTGTgagttcaaggcaaccaacaacgaAGACGAGTACGAAGCGATTATACTTGGGATGGATATGGCGTCAAGGCTCAAGGTGAGGAACCTGAGGGTATACACTGACTCCTTACTTGTGGTAAATCACGTAAACAACGAATATGTAGCACGTgattcaaagatgatagcctACTTGAAGATAGCCACAGAGCAAAAATTAAAGTTTAGAACATTCAAGATAACTCAGGTGCCACGGGAGCAGAACGTGGAGGCAGACGCACTGGCCACGTTAGGATCCACCTTCCAGCCCACAGAACTATCAAACATACTGATTACCCATGTGTTGACCCCAGCCATCCAAAGGGAGCCAGATCAGAGACCGGTGAAAGAGGATGTACACATGCAGTGTGCACAGGGAGCCAGGACGCTGGTTTCCACGATAGGGATGACAGGATGCGGATTGGAGGGTTCCATACCTAAATTGGTTAAGGGATGGGACACTCCCTGA